tctaatatgTTTTCTAAATGTTAAATTGAGGTTATTATTTTAAGGCAAGTTTAAGAATGACAACAGAATATTCACTGTTGGAGGGGTTCAGTATTAAGAGTAGAGTCAAATTTACTGTCAAGTTTATGTTGACTAGTAAGTGTTGTATTTATTGTGGCTTTATCAGAAGGAAACTAATTTATCAAGAGTTTGCTTATACCATAGGACAAGAGGCAAGACCCTAGTGTGGTGAGATTGCAAAATGGTTTTGTTAGCTGTTTGGAGCAATTTCACTTGTGGTGTCTATGCTCTTGGCAGCCATGCCATTAGtatcacaccaccactaccaccaccaccctatcCTTGGGTGCCTGTAGCAGAGACCACTCTAAATGCAAGAATTCAGACCAGATCTCCAGTTTGGTAATAACTCTTGTGTTTTGGCTTATCCTCTTCCCTACTAATACCAGATTTGGGTGCTTCCTTTTATCCTCTGACTAagccataaaaaaaagaagataataacTTTTCATTTCCCATTTAACATATAGGGCCTGTGGgcttattaataaaataaaatgatatattgcTTTTATTAGAGATGTGTGAAGAATTGATAAAGTCACTTCTCAGGATGCTGAGCCTCATTAAATGTtgttgattattgttgttgttgctactacttgttattattgttgctgttgctgctatctTGAAGAACCACTAGAGCTCTTATGGttctttacatttctgagttcacatctcaccaagatcaactttgtgtttcatcgtCTGGGGATTGATACCTGTCAAATGATATCAACTAACCTCTACCCAGAATTTCTATATAAATTTGGAGAGTTACAACATGTGTGGATGAATTGCTATTTAGGTGGACTAGTCTAGTGCCATGAAGGATCACATCAGCCTGATAATTATCTAAAACTATAAATGACTGAAGACTGTCAATTAATTAGTTAAACGGGAAAGATGAAGGGAAATAGAAAGTCTGACTGGTAGTGCTTAGATGTAGTAACTTGGTAAGGActttcatagaaatataaattataaaaaaggCAGATTAGCTGACTTCCAAACTAGAGATTGTGTATGttactttttaatgtttttgatcatGTAAATATAATCTCATTGTCAATTAAAGATGTTGAATGAGTTCATTGAATGAGTACTTTGTATACACCATACAAAAACATCTCTTCCTTATCTGATTACTCTATAACATTCACTGAAATATTTCCCTAGTATTTTCCTTTCATCACTTAGTCAAATGAGGAGAGGCAGCACTTGATGAATGtattctttgcttttcttacagGTCGATTGTTAGTAGGTCTCCGGTGGTGGAACTATATTGATGAAAGTGGTGCAAGCCATTGGGTGTATGAGTCTCGTAAggtaatttattttctgttattgtagaaaatttttatgatcacataacccctaacatttggcctcctagtTCTCCAGATcgcaatccattggactattacatgtggagcattgttgagagagaggtcaaagaacacgcccataacaccaaagattctttgaaagctgccatagtcagagtaatgtccaaaatgaaccaggaccacttgattcaagcacgtagatgatttagatctcatgtagaagcagttgttgaagctgaaggtggctttattgaataacattatagaaaagaaggtttatttttaccctcctagcattttttgataaataaagttattatctgttattatatatctgttttttttttataagcataaatctgttctcaaatatcttacacaccctgTAATTCATTGTTTCTAAACTTATAAACTAGACAAGAAATTTAGTCTTGTCATTCTGTAGACATGTCACCTAAATGGTATGAATTCACCATAACTAGCAGTGTCGCTGTATAGAGACTCCAGATAGGTATAGTGCTGaaataccaccaataccactcTTCACAAGTGGTTTTTCAACAGTAAAAACACTATTGCCACTCTTTAGACACTCCTCATAAATGGTATCTTAACACCTTAACTAGCAATGCCACTCCATACAGGTGGTATATAATGGTATTTTAACCCCTTATCTATACCTGCCACTCCACATAGGAGGAATTCTAGCACCATTTTTAACAATGTCACTCTGTAGATATTTTACAATCTTAACTACCTACCACTCCACATTGGTGTTATTTCAGCATAATAGCGAGTGTCACAGTTTAGAATCTTGTAttatattgtcattatcatcatcatcatatggctgttgtccatgctggcatgggttggatggttcaaccaggactggcaagctggaaagctgcaccagactccagtctgatttggcatggtttctatggctggatgccttttctaacaccaaccactccaagagtgtaatgggtgcttttccgtgccaccggcacaggtatcatttgcatgacaccagtatctgtcacaactgcgattttacttggcctgatgggtcttcttctcaaacatgacataatgccaaaggtcttggtcattggtCGTTGCCTCCATGaaacccaacactcaaaaggtgcttttcacatgccacttgCATCAGCCACTTTGCCCAACGCTGAAAGGTGATTTTTAtatgccattggcatgggtgccagttatgtgacaccagcatcggccatgactatgatctcatttggcttgacgtgtcttctcaagtacagtatatcgccaaaggtctcagtcgctagtcattgcctcggtgaggcccaaagtctgaaaatcatgcttcaccacctcatctatCTCCACCACAAGTTCCCTCCATGGTTAGAGATtggcatttctttacacagctgtcctcatccaaaaTTCTATATGATGaggttaatatttaataatttttttataatcctTCATCTCTAAATtgtgaaaatgtaaaatgtttattttctgtcCCAACAGGGATCTTCCAAAAGCAAAGTAACAGCTGTGGAATCCAGAGTGTTCTGGTTGTCTCTTGTATCTTGCCAAATAATATGGATTGTGCTATTTTTTGGAACTATCTTCACACTCAACTTTGAGTGGTTTGTAAGTATCAATTTGAAATTAACAGCTACTTTTCATCTATATTAATGTGTTATTGGAATTTGTTCAAACTAATGAGACAGCCACTACCTTGTTGATCAAGCAGTTATAAATAGCATCCCCCCCCCCTACTTATTCCTGAAAAGATAAGATGGcaatggctagaatgcctttggtcatgGCTGAATAATAACTGGCAGTTGTTACATtgatttcttgtgtgtgtgtgagagagagagagagagagagagagagagagagagagagaaaatcttaGTTGATTCTTGCTTTCATGCCTCATATGTTTAAACAGTAAAGCTGTTACCATGATTCCTCTCATTTAGACATAGATCATCTTAGATATCCTTGTACATCTGAATTCTAACTTCTCTATTTGCCTACCATGCCCCTACATATCTTGTGTGTCTGTAATCCATATTGGCTATGCTAGATGGAATTTCTACCcgctccttttctgcatattgaatCTAACTATTACTGATGATAGCTTCTTTCTGCATTTACTTTGAGATATCCCTATTCTAAATTCTGCTCTCAagtctggaatttcttttctaaaccTATTACAGATTACTTATGAGAACTAACTCCCTTGTTATGACCTggataaatataacaaagaggCGGGAGATGAGGATTAGTCCTGAGGAATTCCTACCTGCATGCTAAACTCTTTGTTGGCAGAATCCCTGTACATGACTTGAATGGCCCTTGCAAGCTATTTATCTACTAGTTTCCTTGGCATCACCAGTTTGCAGAGCATAGAACCTGGTCAAAGATCTTCTCCAAGTCAACAACTGCTTGGTATAGGGGTTTACTCATAGTACTTTGGCAGTTAACTTACTAGAAAGATAGAATCAATAGTACCTCTTCTTAGTACGAAGCCGAACTGTCTCATCTTGGTTAATTCTCTTCCTAATCAGTTCAGTTACTACTCATTCCATAATCTGGTCCAGTAATTTGATACCTATGGAATTTCTTCTCTTTAGTACATCTTTTCTCTTGTAACAGTTGGCAATAATGATACTATACCATTTATTGAGTATGACACCTTCCTGTAGTGATTGACTATGAGAATAACTATCCTATGCCTaactccaccagatattttaagtacCTCAGTATGTATTCCTAATGAACCTGATGCTTTCCCTACCTTTATATTCTTAATCACTCTGTCTACCATATTGTTGTCATCTCGAATGGTTTGTATCTCTGTTGGTCCAGTTTTAGGAGACCCTCATTTTTTCATGTATTCCCTTCATTCAACAACCTCTCAGAAAAGAATttccctgtctctttctttttaatatcaaTAAGAACGCTGTTATTGTTCATCCACACTTCTCTCCCATGTCTTGGTTCTCTCTGAGCACTTTGCCTTGCAGTTTGGAAACTTTACCTCTCCTATTCACACTGTAGAACATTTGGTGAATTTCTTACCTTCTGCTTCTTTCCTTGCTAAGTACACCTAACATCTAGCTTTTCTTATACTCGCTGCTACattcttttttccattctttccagGTCTGTCTCTTAGCTTTTAAGATTATTTCCACTGTACTGTCACCGTATGTCTAGCTGTAGTCTTACCCCAATAACCCACATATTGCCTTCTAGGAGCTTCTACTTGTCCTCTATATTACAAGtttccatctcttcctctcttgtGGCAAATGTTTGAATTAGTTCTCTGAATCTCTGATTGCTCATTGACTCTTGAACTTTCTATATGTTCCTTCTCCATATTGAGTCTCTGAGTCCATCTAGCTCTTATTTCAAAGTACTAATCACTAAATTATGCTGTGTGGTACATTCTTTAAGATGgaacagtcatggctggaatgctttgatcatTAGGGCTCCTTGATCAGTAATTTTTCCTAAAGAGAATACAAGGAGATACTATATTGGTTATACCCTATTTCTTAATCATGACTTTTATCTGATTGGAACTCATTaatttgactcttttacttgtttcagtcatttgactgcggccatgctggagcaccgcctttagtcgatcaaatcgaccccaggacttattctttggaagcctagtacttattctatcggtctcttttgccgaaccgctaagttacggggacgtaaacacactagcatcggttgtcaagagatgttgggggacaaacacagacatatacacacacatacatatatataNNNNNNNNNNNNNNNNNNNNNNNNNNNNNNNNNNNNNNNNNNNNNNNNNNNNNNNNNNNNNNNNNNNNNNNNNNNNNNNNNNNNNNNNNNNNNNNNNNNNNNNNNNNNNNNNNNNNNNNNNNNNNNNNNNNNNNNNNNNNNNNNNNNNNNNNNNNNNNNNNNNNNNNNNNNNNNNNNNNNNNNtatatattacatatatacgacaggcttctttcagtttccgtctaccaaatccactcacaaggctttggtcggcccgaggctatagtagaagacacttgctcaaggtgccacgcagtgggactgaacccagaaccatgtggttggtaagcaagctacttaccacacagccactcccgcgcctattgactgttaacagaaaataatttcaacagCTTTCCTGTTTACTTACACACTATACTGTAAATTGGAATAAActctcaaaatattttatcttttccagATGGTTGTGATTGTTGGTATTGTAATGAATGGTGCTAATCTTTATGGATATATCCGGTGTAAAATTGGTGCCAAGAAGTCCCTGCGAAGTGTAGCTTCCAATTTCTTAGGACAACATATTCTACAAACAGTAAGTTGGtgattttaatttcttcttttctactgTTTCATAATGGCTGTGAGGCTAAGTTGCTTAACTTGTGAACTACATGGCCGATAACCTTGAGTTCAAACTTTGTGGTTTACTTTTGAGCAAGGCCCTTAACTCTAGTTTTTCGCTTGCCTCAGACTTATTGGTCAACAACATTCTTAACTGTTTCACAGTAGACTAGTTAAAAAAGAAGAaccagctgtatatatatataaagagagagagagaaaatctccagcaatatgcaaatatttaaatttttaaaactgCACTGCTCATGAAAAAATAGTATTGAATGAGGATATGAGGTACCATTTAGTAGATAGCTGTATTATAACCATTGTAGACAGTATTAGAGTTGCACTATAACAAAAGGATGATGATCATCACATTGAGTTAAGCTTGCTCAGATTTGCATCTCCCTGATCCTTCATCCACCTCTATCTTCCATGGCATGTGATAGTTCCTATCAGTGATGTCCAGTTATTTGATTGATGTTTGTCTTCACAGGGCAACAATTATATTGAGGTATCAAAAGCTCCCCCCTTACTTCTTCAGCAGTGTCCAACAAAGCAAGTTCTCCTTTTTCTAATTGTGTTTGATACTTAGTAAGCTTATCCCTCTTGGCGNNNNNNNNNNNNNNNNNNNNNNNNNNNNNNNNNNNNggggggggggggggttctttgcAGGACACATTCAAACTGGCACAGAGCATGCAAATGTAGATGCCATAGTTTCAAGCCTTTTGGTTAGTATCAAATGTGACTTCTACACAGAAGTTCCTTTTCAGATTCTCTGAAAGCTTAGATTTCTAAAGTATGCTGAAATTTGCTCAAATTTTGCTGATACTTAGCTTAACACCTGCACTATAGGTATTATGTTATTCTTGAAGTTCATAAAAGAATTTACTGGTATTAATGAACTTTGTAAGAATTTACCAGTTTATTGGGCTTGACTATATCCTCTGAACTGTAACCCATTAGCACCTATGGTCCTTTTTTTAGGATCAGAAggataatccatcatatttctgcaacacctgtatttttctgagatatctttagTCAGTCATCAAGActggagtcatcatcatcatcatcatcatcatcatcatcatcatcgtttaacgtccactttccatgctagcatgggttggacgatttgactgaggaccggtgaaccagatggctgcaccaggctccaatctgatttggcagtttctacagctggatgcccttcctcatgccaaccactcagagagtgtagtgggtgcttttacatgccaccggagtGTCTTTCATatattgtaatgaaatttttttaatatatttattatcagataaagttgtttaaaaaatagattttgggtaataaattaaagaaaaaatttggGCACTAATGGGTTAATAAACCACAACTAGAAACATGGCTTTAACCTTACAAAATCAAGAAGTTCCAGATACTCAGCCTCTGTAATAACAGCAGTAGAGTATGCTGATGATTAAACTCTAATGTCAAATATAATTGCAGAAATCACTTCACTGGTTGGAAGATGCCATGGAAGGCATTGGTCTCTATGTTTATATTAGAGGTATAGAATTCATTAGCTGTGTTATAACTATGGTAGTGAGTGTCAACACTCAGTTAATTAAAAATCTTTCTCAAGCCTCAATTATAACTGAGTCAGTTGATTAAAAGCTTTTCTGAAGTCTGCAGGTTCTTTAGACCAGAGCTTATTATGGTTTCTGAAGCATTCAGTGGCTGAAAATACAAGACGAATTCCTGGATAGCATACCAGTCCTTGGCAAGATCAGCTCCCAGCTGCTCATTTttagctgagtggacttgagctATGCCAAGTGAAGTGTCTTGTTGAAGGTTAGTTAGAATATACCTATAACTATGGTAGTGTTAAAAGTCAGTCAATATAACTTTATTATAACTATGGTAGTACAGGTCAGTTAGTATATAACTGATTTAAAACTCTGGTGAGGTCAGCTTTTGCAGGCTAAAACTTTCCAGCTGTGTTcactcttgttttattttttgaaataatgTGAGATAACATTAACCAGTGTCATTCCAATTTTATTGGACTGTAGAGTGTTTTTttaaggagatttgactgctatttctaacaggtcgtgCAACAACACAGAGGTATCAATCACTGATTTGTGAAGTTTACTGTTTACATGTTCACCGTCAGCCACTCATGCATTTATTTTGCTACCTTCTTTGTTTAATATATTCACCTCTTTTACATCCTTTGTTCATCACCGACATTGTTGTTTACatgttcatttcttttatctGCAGTTGAAAGGTTCAGTAACAAGCACTACAGAAACTACATcagaaaatatgaatgagaagccATCCGAGCCCAAATTTTCAATCTGATCCCGGAATACTGTTTACCTGAGAAGGCCTTACAAACCACTTCCATTTATGTGATCATGCCAGGACTTCATAGAACCTTTTACTtgtatatattcgtttttgttttctttggcaGGCTGGACAAAAAGCCGATCCATTCTAAATTTGAAATGGATTTTTGTTCTATTAACATAGAATTTTGACCATATTCATATTTAAAgttgattatatatgcatgtgaatgactatttgtttgaatatatgaatggatgtatgtataaatgtatgtttgtgtatgaattgatatgtgtgtgtataaatatgtgtgtatatgcatatggatataaattgtataatttatgtatttatgattgaAGTACATtatctgtttctgttttgtttttaactgaACTGCTTTTCAGTTTAACTTCTTATTTGGTTGCATATTAACACATCACATTCCTTCATGTTATTTAAACTGTTGTTTCTTGCGCTCATGGTACCCACATTTGGCCCTGCCCTGTAAAAAACAATAACACTTCCCATTTCAGTATATTATTGAACTGTTGTAATCTTTTTGATGCAATTCAACAGACAGTGTTGCAGTTGGCCAAGGTGGTAGTGTTCCAGCCTAAACACATTGTTGTATTCAAGTCTTGTCCTATTTGATTTCAAGTTCAACTCTTGTCATAGTTTACTTGACTTTTATCTTCCTGggtacaagaaataaaatatataaataaaagaatggttCAGATTGCACCACTGTTGCAATTTATCCAATTAACTGTTCTTAGATGTTATCAATGTCACttcttaaggtggcaagctgacagaattgttaatattctagacaaaatgcttagttgcatttcattcgtctttacaatctgggttcaaattctgcagaggccaactttgcctttcattcttttggggttaataaaatatcagttgagaactggggtccatgtaattgcCCACCCCTgtaattttaggctttgtgcctatagcagaaagaatgtTTTCATGTTCTTTAGATGAGGTGATAATCATGATTACCCATCATATTATATGCCtctttaacatttcaaaatgCTTGAGATACTACTGTCAACACTATCAGTCAGTGGTAGTAATAACAGTAAATTGTCATAAAGaagactacttttttttttttatgaatcagTTGTCAGGAGTTCAAGATCTTCTCTTTGGTGTTATAATTGATGTTTTTCCTGATCATATTTCACTACATTGTTTCTTGAATGAAAGTCAGACATCTCTGAAAGACATTCTCCAAATAAAAACCTGATATCATTTGCTGATAAAGCAAGTGATGTAACCTTTTCATTCACTATTTTGACCATTCTGGTTGCAATAGACTTAAATATTGTGTCATATTGAATGGTATGTTATCTGATGTGATATATCAACCCCTATTTTGTGGGcatatttttcttctaattttatcCAAGTCAAATATTTCTAGAGCTTTCatacaaaaagatgtatgcaaaatatattattaaagaaaaagaggatgtCTTTTAGTTTGAATAAATTATCTTAAAACAACTGACTTAAGTACatcactgttatttattttagtgaCCTTAGTGTGATATCATAAAATAATTAAGCTGGTAATCTCTACCGAAACATGTCCATGAAGAGTAAGAAAGTGAAAACTCAGACAAAAAACAGCGAGTAAAAAACAAACATCTTTATACAGAATAAATGCTCAGCTTTCACTGTTTTGTacatcagtttcttttgggtGCCGGAAATCTTCCCAAGGATGTTCTGGTTTGTCAAATCCAACTGACTTCAACCATTTTGGATAGAATTGCATGAAAGTCTTGAAGGATTCTTTAAAATAGGtggttttgaaatataaatcaacCACATTTTTCTGTTCCTGGGATGTACACAAAAGGAAAATGTAATTTGAAGTAATCACACAATAAAACTGGAACAATTAAGTTTTCTGCTATTTTATGTAAGTGAattaaattataagaaaataaaatggagatgAAAAAATATGgtttaatattgattttggttttgtttattgtAACTATATGtagcaggtgtgtgtatgtgtgtatatcatcatcattgtcgtttaacgtctgctttccatgctggtatgagttggacggttcgactgaggACGGGTGAGCCNNNNNNNNNNNNNNNNNNNNNNNNNNNNNNNNNNNNNNNNNNNNNNNNNNNNNNNNNNNNNNNNNNNNNNNNNNNNNNNNNNNNNNNNNNNNNNNNNNNNNNNNNNNNNNNNNNNNNNNNNNNNNNNNNNNNNNNNNNNNNNNNNNNNNNNNNNNNNNNNNNNNNNNNNNNNNNNNNNNNNNNNNNNNNNNNNNNNNNNNNNNNNNNNNNNNNNNNNNNNNNNNNNNNNNNNNNNNNNNNNNNNNNNNNNNNNNNNNNNNNNNNNNNNNNNNNNNNNNNNNNNNNNNNNNNGCagtactggcaacaatca
The genomic region above belongs to Octopus bimaculoides isolate UCB-OBI-ISO-001 chromosome 2, ASM119413v2, whole genome shotgun sequence and contains:
- the LOC106884314 gene encoding Golgi apparatus membrane protein TVP23 homolog B isoform X2, which encodes MDGTEEVINFGEEEDILERRKKVKHPFAVFFHLIFRSASVVAYLFCGWFSSSFIASFVVIVIFLSMDFWTVKNITGRLLVGLRWWNYIDESGASHWVYESRKGSSKSKVTAVESRVFWLSLVSCQIIWIVLFFGTIFTLNFEWFMVVIVGIVMNGANLYGYIRCKIGAKKSLRSVASNFLGQHILQTLKGSVTSTTETTSENMNEKPSEPKFSI
- the LOC106884314 gene encoding Golgi apparatus membrane protein TVP23 homolog B isoform X1, with translation MAATSSVIMDGTEEVINFGEEEDILERRKKVKHPFAVFFHLIFRSASVVAYLFCGWFSSSFIASFVVIVIFLSMDFWTVKNITGRLLVGLRWWNYIDESGASHWVYESRKGSSKSKVTAVESRVFWLSLVSCQIIWIVLFFGTIFTLNFEWFMVVIVGIVMNGANLYGYIRCKIGAKKSLRSVASNFLGQHILQTLKGSVTSTTETTSENMNEKPSEPKFSI